Part of the Candidatus Hydrogenedentota bacterium genome, CCGAGCGGAGGGGGGCGAAGCGATCGAATTCCCAGACGGCGCGGGTCAGCCCATAGGCCAGGCCCGCGATCGGGAGGGCGGCCACAAGCAAAACGGGAAGTGGAATGCGCTTCAAAACACCCATGGGAGAGTTCCCCTGAATTTTAAATAGAACGTGTCAGATGTTAATGCTGGGAGATACACTATAGCCCTTTGGTCCAAAAAATACAACGTTTATCAGGAGGTCATAACCATTGCCTATTTATGAAATACCTGCTACAATCGGAATCTGTTAGCTTGGGAACTTCCGTTTCGACCTTCTACGGGAAAGGTCTTCCATGATCTCTTTTCGACTCGCGGTTGCGGCGCTCTTGATTTCCGGCGCCGCGCACGCCGAAGTATTCCGTGTGGCCATAGATGCCGGCGCCGCCGCGCCGGATGGAGCGACCTGGTCCACGGCGTACCCGACCATACAGGCCGGCGTAAACGCGGCCTACGACGCGGGCGGCGGCGAGGTCTGGGTCGCCGCGGGGGTCTATTCCGGATCGGCGGGCGATCCCCTGAGAAGCGACAACACCCCGGCGGGGGACACCACGGTGATCCTGCGGGAAGGCGTCTATCTCTACGGTGGCTTCAACGGTTCCGAGAACGCTCTGGGCCAACGGGACTGGATCGAGAACCCGACCGTCATCGACGGCCTCGACCTGCGCCGGGGCATTTTCAGCACCGCCATTCCCCTCGGGAAAGCGGCGGTCGACGGTTTCGTCATAAGGCGGGGCCGCGCCAATTTGGGTGCGGGCATGTACAGCGACCAGTCCACGCCCTTTATTGCCCACTGCCGCTTCGAAGACAACCATGCAACTCTTCATGGCGGGGGGCTCTACGCCGATGCGTCCGCGGATATACTAAGTTTCTATTACGGGATAGATCCCGCCATCTGGGACGTGGAGTTTCGGGGCAACTCCGCCGCGATTGGCGGTGGCGGCGTGTATTCCATGAGCGAATGGTTGCTCTTTGAGGACTGTCTCTTTTTTCGGAATCAGGCAGCGATCGGCGGCGCGTTTTACGATGGGGGCACGGGCACGTCGTTCAAACGCTGTACCTTCAAGGAAAATACGGCGGCGGATGTGGGCGGCGGCTATGCCTTCGAAGGCGAAGCGAGCACCGAATTCACCAACTGTATTCTCGGCAACAATAGCGCGGGCGTCGCCGGCGGCGCGATATACCACGGCGGACACCGCGTGTCCTTGACCTACTGCACCGTGGCCCACAACACGGCGCCCCAGGGCGGGGGCGTATACGGCGATCCGGCCTTCCCCCTCATCTTAAACAGTATCCTGTTCGCCAACGGGGCCAGCAATGTGGTGGAAAACACCGTCACACCCTACAACACGCTGGCCTCCAACGTGGAACAGAAGACGCCCGACGAGAGTCAGGGACGTATCGACGGGGACCCGAATTTCGCCGATGGCCCCCTGGGCTTTTTCGGGCTTCGCCCCGGGTCACCCAGCCGCGATGCCGGCATCAGCGGTTGGGCGGCGGAAGTGGGCGGCTACCATCTCCAGACTATCCCCATCTGGCGGGAGCTGTCTGAAGACATCGACGCCAATGAACGTCCCCAGGGCGTTGGCTTCGATATGGGGGCCTACGAAATCCACCCCTTCGCCGCCGAGGGAGATTCCGATAACGATGGGTTGCGCGACACGTGGGAGCAATACTATTTCGGGACGCTGGGCCGGGACGGAACGGGTGACTTCGACGGGGACGGACTGACCGACCTGGAAGAGTTCCTCCTCGGCACGAACCCATTGGAAAAGGACACGGACGGCGACGGCTTCGACGATAAGGTGGAGCGTGATGCTGGGTCGGACCCCTTGGATCCGGATAGCACACCCTCCGAGATAGTCGAATTTCCAGACGCGGGCCTGGAGGCGGCGGTGCGCGCGGCGATCGGCAAGCCGGCGGGCGATATTCTGAAAACCGATCTGGTGGGGCAGGGCTTTGTGTCGCTCTCGGTAACCGACGCCTCGATTAGCGATCTAAGCGGACTGGAACACTGCACGGACCTCACGTTCTTGCGGTTGGACAGGAACGAGATTGCCGATATTGAAGCGCTCAAGCCGTTGGTGTCTCTGCGGACACTAGCGCTGACCGGCAATGCGGTATCCGACCTGACGCCCCTCGCGGGGCTTGCCGAGTTGAGCTTACTTCAACTTGGGGTCAATGCGATCTCAGACCTTGCGCCTTTGTCAGAACTTTCGGCACTCAGAACCCTCGGGCTTCTCCATAACGAGATTTCGGACCTGAGCCCGCTCGCGGGACTCGATTCGCTGGAGCAACTGACTATATCGCATAATGCGTTGACAAGTATCCAGCCGATCAGCAGCATGTCCGGACTCACCAAAGTCGACATCGCGAACAATGATGTCAGTGACTTGGAACCGCTGGCCGCCCTTTCCAATCTGAATACGCTGCAGGTGGACCACAACGTCATTTCCAGTCTGACGCCCCTTTCCGGCCTCACGAAGTTGAGCTATCTCTCGGTCTATGGCAACGATATTTCGGACATCAGTCCCCTCGCGGGGTTGGGCCAACTCGCGACCTTCAATGCGGGCGACAACGCCATTTCCGATCTTAGCGCCCTGGAAAACCTGACGGAACTCACGTTTCTCAATGTGCTGGCCAACAACATTGTGGATCTCTCGCCCCTGTCGGATCTCGACAAATTGATCTTCCTCGGACTCAGCGCCAACCCGATAGCGGATGTCTCTCCGCTGGCGGGCCTCGTAAATCTGGAACAATTCTATATTCGCGACTGCGGGCCGCTGGATTTCTCGGCCCTTTCCGGGCTTGTGAAACTTCGTTCCTTCGACGCTTCGGGCAATGGTGTTGGCGATATCGCGTTCGTGGGCGGCATGACCAGCTTGACAATACTCACCCTCTCCAACAACGACATCCGCGACATTTCGGCCTTAGCAGCATTGATTAACTTGGCGGAATTGCGACTGCAAAAAAACCCCATATTTGACATAGACACCCTCGTGAATAATCCGGGTCTTGGTACGGGTGACCTGATTGACCTGACTTTTACCCCGCTGACCCAAACGGCCCTCTGCATCGACATTCCCGAACTCATCGATCGCGGTGTCGATGTGCATTTCCTCACGGGAACCGGTAGTTGCGGCGATGACCTGGATGGCGACGGCCTTGCCGGGGCCTATGAGTTGTATATTGGCACACGTCCCGACCTCGCGGACACGGATGGGGATGGCGTAAATGACGGCGACGAAGTTCGCGCTGGCACCGACCCGCTCGTTCCTGACAATGTCGGCGAAGGCGAGGGAGAGGGCGAGGGAGAGGGCGAGGGAGAAGGCGAGGGAGAAGGAGAGGGAGAAGGAGAGGGAGAAGGAGAGGGAGAAGGAGAGGGTGAAGGTGAGGGTGAAGGTGAGGGTGAAGGTGAAGGTGAGGGTGAAGGCGAGGGTGAAGGAGAAGGTGAAGGAGAAGGTGAAGGGGAAGGTGAAGGGGAAGGTGAAGGGGAAGGCGAGGGTGAAGGAGAAGGTGAAGGCGAGGGCGAAGGAGAGGGTGAAGGAGAAGGAGAAGGAGAAGGTGAAGGGGAAGGTGAAGGCGAAGGAGAGGGTGAAGGAGAGGGTGAAGGAGAAGGTGAAGGAGAAGGTGAAGGGGAAGGTGAAGGCGAAGGAGAGGGTGAAGGAGAGGGCGAGGGTGAAGGAGAGGGAGAGGGCGAAGGAGAGGGCGAAGGAGAAGGCGAGGGAGAAGGAGAAGGAGAAGGTGAGGGAGAAGGAGAGGGTGAAGGAGAGGGCGAAGGAGAAGGCGAGGGAGAGGGCGAAGGAGAAGGTGAGGGAGAAGGAGAGGGCGAAGGAGAGGGCGAAGGAGAGGGTGAAGGAGAGGGTGAAGGAGAGGGTGAAGGAGAGGGCGAAGGAGAGGGCGAAGGAGAGGGCGAAGGAGAGGGCGAGGGAGAGGGCGAGGGAGAGGGCGAGGGAGAGGGCGAAGGAGAGGGAGAAGGTGAAGGTGAAGTCCTGATACCGGAAGCCAACTTTGTTGCCGATACGACGCGCGGTCGAGCACCCCTTACGGTAGCGTTTACCGATCAGTCCTCGGTGGACAGCGGTCTGATAAGTCGCTGGTATTGGGATTTTGGTGACGGTGGAACGTCCGAAGAGCAACACCCGACCTACACCTATCAGCGCCCCGGAAACTACACCGTTTCACTTTGGGTCTACGCGGAGGATGACGATACGGGCGACGAACTCATCCGGAAAAACTATATTAACGTGCAAGGGGGCGGAGGAAATGGTCAGGGGCGACGCCAGATCGCGCAGGCCCTCCTGGGCAACCTGGTCGCGGCGGATCTTGATGGCGACGGGAGTTTGAGCTTCGACGAGGTCAGGGCCGTTCTCGGAGACTTGTCCCAGGCGGAATTTGACGATATCGACACCAACGGCGACGGCTATCTGGATGTTGGCGAACTAGAGGCCGCGTTGACCCCGTCGCCTCCCCCCGGCTGCGCATTCGGAAAGCGGGGCGCGGATTGGTCACGCATGCTCAGCGACGCTTTCCTGCTCGGCCTCGCGCTCGTCGTGTTGGTCGGATGGCGCGGAGGACGGCAGGGCTCGTAATGCTATCAAGTACTGTAAGGCGTCGGTTGGAATGGGAATGGCCGTCAAGCGTCCTCGCTTGACACGCCACCCCGCCAGGCCGCCACAAAGGATCGCGGGCATTCCTGCCCGCGGCAACGGAGGCCCCGGACAACCCAATACCGCGTAGTTCAATTTCACACCACACCCCCGTGCCACGCGATCGCGCTCCAGCGCGTTCGTGTGCCCGGAGCAACACAAGCCCACATCTCACCATTACCACCTCACACGAGCGGCGCAAAGTCGGATTGGGCATCCCGCCAGGCCGCGTCCCCGATAATCCACCCCTCACCGCCCCACCAGCCCATAAAGGCGCTCAAGCTGAACCTGGAGCGCCCCGGGCTTGCCGTGTTTCGCGTCGAGAAACGCCTTATACAGCCGGATAGTCCGCGCGGGACGCCATCGGGGGAAGAGCACGACCAGGGGGTTGTGCTCATAGTATCCGCCCCAATGCGCGATGGCGCGGGCCTCGGCCGGGTGGCGCGCCTTCCAGTCGGGCCGGGAGCGGTCAATGGCGACGCAGGCGTCCCCCAGGCGTGGAATGACCTCGTTCTCCAGGTAGGGCGCCCACACCGCGCTCTGCGTGTAGGAAAGCAAGATCCACTGCCCGGCCCGCCAGGCGCGGCGGAGCTGCCATCGTATGGTCAAGCTGCGGTAAACGTAGCGCAGGCCTATTGCCGGAAGCAGGATCAGCATAAGAAGCAAATAGAGAGGAAGGATGATCGCGAGAATGACCCAGTCCGGTAGGCGACGTGCGCGGTTCACTATCCTCTCCTCTCTACAGTCCCAATCCTCAACATCCTTCAACCAGAGTATGCATACGCGCGCCGCCGGGTTCCTCCTTTTCCACGAGCGTGATCTATACTGACCCCACAACAGGAACGCCTCGGAGGGAACGCGCAAATGAACATCGATGTCTTGTACGTGGAAGGCTGTCCGAACTACGCCGCCGCGCTGACCATGGCGCGGGAGGCCGCTGCCGAACTCGGCGTGAACGCGGACATTCAGGAGGTCCTAGTCCGCGGTCCGGAAGAGGCGCGCGCCATGCATTTCCTCGGCTCGCCGAGCATCCAGGTCGACTTCGAGGACATCGAGCCGGGCGCGGGGGAGCGGACGGACTTCGCCTATGCCGCCCGCAGCTACGGCGGCGCGCCGCTGCCACCGCGCGCAATGCTCGTCGCGGCCATCGCGCGCGCGGCGGGCCTGGAGCCAAACGAGGAGACCGAGTCCGCCGCCGGCAGCGAGGAGGGGCCAGCCGAGCACGCCCCGGCGCGAGCACCGGGCGAGGCGCGGGTCATCCCCACGCCGATCTGCCCCGGTTGCCTGTCGTCGCTCGTGCGGCTCGGCATGCACAAGCCCACCGCCGTGGCGCACAACTATCGGGGCCGCGAGTACTACTTCTGCTGCCGCGATTGCGTGGATCTGTTCGAGCGTGACGCCGAGCGCTACCTCCTGGAACTCAAAGACCTGATCGTATGCCCTGTATGCCTCGGCGAACGCTACCTCCGGTCGGCGGGCCTCGCCGTGGTCGACGGCGTGAGCTACTACACCTGCCGCTCGCCCCGATGCCAGGCCTACCTGGCGGAAGCGCCGGAATTCTACATGAAACGGCTCGCCGGAACAGTCAAAAACCAGGGCGTGCGCGATCACGACGGCATGCCGCTGGGCTGACGGATCATAGCCCATCGCCCGGTTTCGATTAGACTTTTGCGCGGCCCATTGCCTATCCTACCCGTTTCCAGATTGACCCGGATCCGGCCCGCGTTGAGGGGCTGCGCCTGTATCGCCCGCCGATCCGCCCGACGCCACGAGGTATCCCATGTCCCACCGCCTGTTTTTTGCCCTCTTGATCGGCCTGCTCACTTCCGCCGCGCCGCGCGCCGAGCAACTGGACCCCATCGCCCCGGGCGACGCGCTCGCGACCATCGTGGTTCCGGAAGACGTGGAGATTCAGCTCGTGGCGTCCGAGCCTATCGTGGAGGATCCGGTCGCCCTCGCGTTCGACACGGAAGGGCGCATGTACGTCGTGGAAAATCGTGGCTACCCCACCGACGAAACCCAGCGGGGGCGTGTGAGCATCCTGCGCGACCGCGACGGCGATGGCTGCTACGAATCCCGCACGGTCTTCGCGGAAGGCTTCGGTTTTCCCAATGGCGTCATGCCGTGGAAGGGCGGCGTGCTGGTGACGAGCGCCCCGGCGGTCTACTTCCTGAAGGACACCAACGGCGACGACATCGCGGATGTGCGCGAGGAATTCCTTACGGGCTTCAAGCTCGGCGGCTCCACCCAGCTCTACGTGAGCCACCCCACCCTCGGGCTCGACAA contains:
- a CDS encoding YHS domain-containing protein; the protein is MNIDVLYVEGCPNYAAALTMAREAAAELGVNADIQEVLVRGPEEARAMHFLGSPSIQVDFEDIEPGAGERTDFAYAARSYGGAPLPPRAMLVAAIARAAGLEPNEETESAAGSEEGPAEHAPARAPGEARVIPTPICPGCLSSLVRLGMHKPTAVAHNYRGREYYFCCRDCVDLFERDAERYLLELKDLIVCPVCLGERYLRSAGLAVVDGVSYYTCRSPRCQAYLAEAPEFYMKRLAGTVKNQGVRDHDGMPLG
- a CDS encoding PKD domain-containing protein encodes the protein MISFRLAVAALLISGAAHAEVFRVAIDAGAAAPDGATWSTAYPTIQAGVNAAYDAGGGEVWVAAGVYSGSAGDPLRSDNTPAGDTTVILREGVYLYGGFNGSENALGQRDWIENPTVIDGLDLRRGIFSTAIPLGKAAVDGFVIRRGRANLGAGMYSDQSTPFIAHCRFEDNHATLHGGGLYADASADILSFYYGIDPAIWDVEFRGNSAAIGGGGVYSMSEWLLFEDCLFFRNQAAIGGAFYDGGTGTSFKRCTFKENTAADVGGGYAFEGEASTEFTNCILGNNSAGVAGGAIYHGGHRVSLTYCTVAHNTAPQGGGVYGDPAFPLILNSILFANGASNVVENTVTPYNTLASNVEQKTPDESQGRIDGDPNFADGPLGFFGLRPGSPSRDAGISGWAAEVGGYHLQTIPIWRELSEDIDANERPQGVGFDMGAYEIHPFAAEGDSDNDGLRDTWEQYYFGTLGRDGTGDFDGDGLTDLEEFLLGTNPLEKDTDGDGFDDKVERDAGSDPLDPDSTPSEIVEFPDAGLEAAVRAAIGKPAGDILKTDLVGQGFVSLSVTDASISDLSGLEHCTDLTFLRLDRNEIADIEALKPLVSLRTLALTGNAVSDLTPLAGLAELSLLQLGVNAISDLAPLSELSALRTLGLLHNEISDLSPLAGLDSLEQLTISHNALTSIQPISSMSGLTKVDIANNDVSDLEPLAALSNLNTLQVDHNVISSLTPLSGLTKLSYLSVYGNDISDISPLAGLGQLATFNAGDNAISDLSALENLTELTFLNVLANNIVDLSPLSDLDKLIFLGLSANPIADVSPLAGLVNLEQFYIRDCGPLDFSALSGLVKLRSFDASGNGVGDIAFVGGMTSLTILTLSNNDIRDISALAALINLAELRLQKNPIFDIDTLVNNPGLGTGDLIDLTFTPLTQTALCIDIPELIDRGVDVHFLTGTGSCGDDLDGDGLAGAYELYIGTRPDLADTDGDGVNDGDEVRAGTDPLVPDNVGEGEGEGEGEGEGEGEGEGEGEGEGEGEGEGEGEGEGEGEGEGEGEGEGEGEGEGEGEGEGEGEGEGEGEGEGEGEGEGEGEGEGEGEGEGEGEGEGEGEGEGEGEGEGEGEGEGEGEGEGEGEGEGEGEGEGEGEGEGEGEGEGEGEGEGEGEGEGEGEGEGEGEGEGEGEGEGEGEGEGEGEGEGEGEGEGEGEGEGEGEGEGEGEGEGEGEGEGEGEGEGEGEGEGEGEGEVLIPEANFVADTTRGRAPLTVAFTDQSSVDSGLISRWYWDFGDGGTSEEQHPTYTYQRPGNYTVSLWVYAEDDDTGDELIRKNYINVQGGGGNGQGRRQIAQALLGNLVAADLDGDGSLSFDEVRAVLGDLSQAEFDDIDTNGDGYLDVGELEAALTPSPPPGCAFGKRGADWSRMLSDAFLLGLALVVLVGWRGGRQGS